One window of Stigmatopora nigra isolate UIUO_SnigA chromosome 14, RoL_Snig_1.1, whole genome shotgun sequence genomic DNA carries:
- the frmpd3 gene encoding FERM and PDZ domain-containing protein 3 isoform X2: MLKDDSLLLIPNVLKVFLENGQIKSFTFDSRTTVRDVISSLQDRLSLRYIEHFALVLEAGGLDQSQKLLLLQENQPLTHVVHRTYFQGMKCLFRICFFPKDPADLLRRDPAAFEYLYIQNRNDVIKERFGMDWKSDITLRLAALHIYITVSSARPNQKISLKHVEKEWGLEPFLPLTLLPTVKEKNVCKILSQLLKTYQHPPPSGNKVPPLQGKLQYLRVLNDLPPFGGILFNTVGLDEKQSATTLLVGPRHGISHVIDLKNNLTTVLTEFTRISKIQLYRESQGVARVEVSIHEGKPLVLLMEWPDASNFACLISGYFKLFVDPKRNIYFRISGQSHLTKTDYRSSHHSHPRSGATGLPCGGRRGEERENLHRESGSSRALASAESQHLGLCHFHLQEHQFQELQAHSEAELDINENFIPQEAPERPRTKSDPTQQSTEDVVMVTVSPPVENPGFRIRAQTLAQSEKTHQHFCESCKDRHRTGNLSPTMNTGRKMGKTCSSGCASRNGGGVDLTALPPPGNEEDEEDEEEGPPNGGEKLQPPQSAIAAPPPGFRDNSSDEDDSKRRRKTTSAKTDATTVKHHVKEDVPVTLIDNVATRTVRDHAQELDDALVSTLQALEALAASEDYPHHHQQPTQTAGLIVLAAITPESSLDSGHETNSSELTDVSEMVSAMKQNQNQAYLLAHHINKESRICRRDFPLAIPGCTAKTIGTGAFSLGQIRAGCPPKQVILSKTIPFKVSPSQDSGTVGVVTEQRGNQDTIPSEQTKEVKANLASTKASIPDPQAETPEEVKAPDIPPSITASKEPQLSNASGETQRLNLVNGVKEKSTPPMITDKALSLLLPKDRTVSAKIPQNQMCQDAETASRETVKPSSSTEFLPMDDLFCTCPMQQELGIQLRIQDPQVQKVVMFQTSSPTDDERLRAKGLFLASSKENTGRIGKECSLAKPSTTVETKYTPHLPPERKEGAENKFEGVLGKSHSESQICSIKSLPNLEDKTQNPPLERVSTLTANDSKKLCSVKGKSQRTAPFMSIRNLLSATFPARMRRETDERRAQLQKVRQYELEFLEELLKPKSSQGEFLPQGSSPVPSGTPCACQLRTSPVLKAPGISREQRRSCDCKRMCRGMRLPDTPVGSTPETQNRGRDRTTTKTPPTVSKAPNSEGAAKQCQNLEVKTARIRSISLESREPRGEQGTCLLPCTSQTNYVEAPENKKLQRRYSIGELDNNTNTPVYAEVKPKTKSLEKEMERVRATGLRLPTPVEPVHTQSLLAEGKGKKGVFYIQGNALLTESKDVSGEVLLSLPSEDSEDRDRCCSFCFCYRKCEATDESSEKDELSYSIPLQVLPGMELDSSTFPVVSKTLQVLSAEDCSGEEQTEKEIQAQEIDLRACGTLEGSLARVEALQGKSFSLPDGFLNAQLDANELLAILRQCANSPQAEGEARLQPSRIAEYKQELAVRFKEFRASCRRVASVEKSPTCMLAVVTASFQVLCDLTQTFIKLVRGVRTETQRQQLLRKVEEVAINYTLLLRAAEESMGHSSSLPTKTVSPQVSSDTNNMTSLTRPIK; the protein is encoded by the exons ATGCTGAAGGACGACTCCTTACTACTCATTCCGAATGTTCTCAAGGTGTTTTTGGAGAATGGACAGATCAAGTCCTTTACCTTTGATAGCCGTACAACTGTGAGG GATGTGATCTCTTCCCTGCAGGACCGCCTCTCACTGCGTTACATTGAGCACTTTGCCTTGGTGCTGGAAGCAGGCGGTCTTGACCAGAGTCAAAAGTTGCTTCTACTGCAGGAGAACCAACCCCTGACGCAC GTGGTGCATAGAACCTATTTCCAAGGAATGAAGTGTCTATTTCGCATTTGCTTCTTCCCCAAGGATCCTGCAGACCTGCTCAGGCGGGATCCTGCAGCATTTGAATACCTCTATATTCAG AATCGCAATGATGTTATCAAGGAGCGCTTTGGCATGGACTGGAAATCTGACATAACGTTAAGATTGGCCGCTCTGCATATCTACATCACTGTATCCTCAGCAAGGCCCAATCAGAAAATCTCTCTCAAACACGTCGA AAAGGAATGGGGACTTGAGCCTTTTCTTCCGCTTACTCTGCTCCCAACAGTCAAGGAAAAGAATGTTTGCAAGATTCTGTCACAATTGTTGAAGACCTATCAGCATCCGCCACCATCAGGAAACAAG GTCCCACCTCTCCAAGGAAAGCTACAATACTTGCGTGTCCTCAATGACCTCCCACCTTTTGGAGGAATACTGTTCAACACAGTTGGACTG GATGAAAAACAATCAGCCACAACACTACTGGTGGGCCCTCGACATGGCATCAGCCATGTGATTGATCTGAAGAACAATCTGACAACAGTTCTGACTGAATTCACGAGGATATCAAAGATCCAGCTCTATCGAGAAAGCCAAGGGGTAGCACGAGTGGAGGTGTCAATCCATGAGGGCAAG CCTCTGGTGCTACTCATGGAATGGCCAGATGCCAGTAACTTTGCATGTCTCATCTCTGGCTACTTCAAACTGTTTGTAGACCCAAAACGAAACATCTACTTCAGAATCTCCGGTCAGTCTCATCTGACTAAGACAG ATTACAGAAGCTCCCATCATTCACACCCACGTTCTGGGGCAACCGGCTTACCATGTGGAGGGCGGAGAGGGGAGGAGAGAGAAAACTTGCACAGGGAGTCAGGGTCTTCAAGAGCCTTAGCATCTGCAGAGTCTCAACATCTAGGTCTGTGTCATTTCCACCTTCAAGAACATCAGTTTCAGGAGCTTCAAGCACACTCCGAAGCTGAACTTGACATCAATGAGAACTTTATTCCCCAGGAGGCCCCAGAGCGGCCTCGAACCAAGTCAGATCCCACGCAGCAAAGTACAGAAGATGTAGTAATGGTAACAGTGAGTCCACCAGTCGAGAATCCCGGATTTCGAATCCGTGCCCAAACATTGGCTCAATCTGAGAAAACACACCAGCATTTCTGCGAGTCCTGCAAAGACAGGCACAGGACCGGCAATTTGTCCCCAACAATGAACACCGGTCGAAAGATGGGCAAAACTTGCTCGAGTGGTTGCGCTTCCAGAAACGGGGGTGGCGTTGATCTCACCGCTCTGCCGCCCCCTGGGAATgaagaagacgaggaggacgaggaggaaggGCCACCCAATGGAGGAGAAAAACTGCAACCACCACAATCTGCAATTGCTGCCCCACCACCTGGCTTCAGAGATAACAGCTCAGATGAAGATGACTCAAAGAGAAGGAGAAAAACTACCAGTGCCAAGACAGATGCCACCACTGTAAAACATCATGTTAAGGAGGATGTACCTGTGACACTTATTGATAATGTGGCTACCAGAACAGTCCGAGATCATGCACAGGAACTTGACGATGCTTTGGTATCCACCTTACAGGCTTTAGAGGCTTTGGCAGCTTCTGAGGACTACCCACATCATCACCAGCAGCCAACACAGACTGCAG GCCTTATTGTCCTGGCAGCCATTACACCAGAATCATCGTTGGATTCGGGCCACGAAACAAATTCTTCTGAACTGACTGATGTTTCTGAGATGGTCTCAGCAATGAAGCAAAATCAAAACCAAGCCTACCTGCTAGCACACCATATTAACAAGGAAAGCCGCATTTGCCGCCGTGATTTTCCCTTGGCTATCCCCGGCTGCACAGCAAAGACGATAGGCACAGGGGCCTTTTCTCTGGGTCAGATCCGTGCCGGATGTCCACCGAAACAAGTAATCCTAAGTAAGACTATTCCATTTAAAGTCAGTCCAAGTCAAGATTCTGGAACCGTCGGAGTGGTGACAGAACAGAGAGGCAATCAAGATACCATTCCGAGTGAACAGACAAAAGAAGTTAAAGCAAACCTTGCTTCTACCAAAGCAAGCATACCTGATCCCCAAGCTGAAACACCCGAAGAAGTTAAAGCGCCCGATATTCCACCATCAATTACAGCCTCCAAAGAGCCACAGTTATCCAATGCTTCAGGGGAGACACAGAGGCTAAATCTTGTCAATGgtgtaaaagaaaaatcaacacCACCTATGATTACAGACAAAGCCTTATCACTTCTATTACCCAAAGACAGAACTGTCTCAGCCAAGATTCCACAAAATCAAATGTGCCAAGATGCCGAGACTGCCTCTAGAGAGACCGTGAAGCCTTCAAGCTCAACAGAATTTCTACCAATGGATGATCTGTTCTGCACGTGCCCAATGCAACAAGAACTTGGGATCCAGTTAAGAATTCAAGATCCACAGGTTCAAAAGGTAGTGATGTTTCAAACGTCATCTCCCACAGATGATGAGCGTCTTCGAGCAAAAGGCCTCTTTCTGGCTAGCAGCAAAGAAAATACTGGAAGAATAGGAAAAGAATGTAGTTTGGCAAAACCTAGTACAACAGTAGAAACCAAGTATACCCCTCATTTGCCCCCAGAAAGAAAAGAAGGAGCTGAGAACAAGTTCGAGGGGGTCTTGGGCAAATCCCATTCTGAATCGCAGATATGTTCCATTAAATCATTGCCTAACTTAGAAGATAAAACCCAGAATCCTCCTTTAGAGAGAGTATCTACTCTAACAGCAAATGATTCAAAGAAATTATGTAGTGTAAAGGGAAAATCCCAGCGAACTGCCCCTTTTATGAGCATTAGAAATTTACTTTCAGCAACATTCCCAGCAAGAATGAGAAGGGAAACAGATGAGCGAAGAGCTCAGTTGCAAAAGGTACGCCAGTACGAGCTGGAGTTCTTAGAGGAGCTGCTGAAACCCAAGTCCTCACAGGGGGAGTTTTTGCCTCAAGGATCCTCACCTGTACCTTCTGGGACTCCTTGTGCCTGCCAACTACGCACTAGTCCCGTTCTTAAAGCACCGGGTATCTCAAGGGAACAGCGACGTAGTTGCGACTGTAAGCGAATGTGCAGAGGCATGAGACTTCCCGATACACCGGTGGGGTCTACGCCCGAAACACAAAATAGAGGCAGGGATAGAACTACGACAAAGACCCCTCCGACAGTCTCTAAAGCACCAAACAGTGAAGGTGCTGCAAAGCAATGTCAGAACTTGGAAGTGAAGACTGCACGGATCCGATCCATCAGCCTAGAGTCGAGAGAGCCGAGGGGAGAACAGGGCACTTGCTTGCTCCCGTGTACCTCACAAACAAACTATGTGGAAGcaccagaaaacaaaaaactccAAAGGCGATACAGCATCGGAGAGCTGGATAACAATACTAATACACCTGTTTATGCAGAGgtaaaacccaaaacaaagagTCTTGAGAAGGAGATGGAGCGAGTTCGAGCCACGGGATTAAGGTTGCCAACCCCGGTGGAGCCAGTTCATACACAGTCCCTCCTGGCAgaaggaaaagggaaaaagggtGTATTTTATATCCAAGGCAATGCATTACTGACTGAAAGTAAAGATGTGAGTGGGGAAGTGTTGCTGTCGTTACCCAGTGAAGACAGTGAGGATAGGGATCGatgttgttctttttgtttctgCTACCGCAAGTGTGAGGCAACAGATGAGAGCAGTGAGAAGGATGAATTGTCATACTCAATTCCCCTTCAGGTTCTTCCAGGCATGGAGTTGGACTCAAGCACATTTCCTGTTGTCAGCAAAACCCTGCAAGTTTTAAGTGCAGAAGACTGCAGTGGAGAGgaacagacagagaaagagataCAGGCACAAGAGATTGACTTAAGAGCTTGCGGCACACTGGAGGGCAGCCTGGCCCGGGTTGAGGCTCTGCAGGGGAAATCTTTCAGCTTACCCGATGGCTTCCTAAACGCCCAGTTGGATGCTAACGAGTTACTTGCCATTCTGCGGCAGTGCGCTAACAGCCCTCAAGCCGAGGGCGAAGCTCGTCTTCAACCCTCGCGGATTGCAGAGTACAAGCAGGAGTTGGCAGTGAGGTTCAAAGAATTCAGGGCATCCTGTCGGCGAGTGGCCAGCGTGGAAAAAAGCCCCACTTGTATGCTGGCTGTTGTCACGGCCAGCTTTCAAGTACTGTGCGATTTAACTCAGACCTTCATTAAATTGGTCAGGGGGGTTCGCACAGAGACTCAAAGACAACAGCTGTTAAGAAAAGTGGAGGAAGTCGCTATTAACTACACATTGCTACTTCGCGCAGCAGAAGAGTCGATGGGACATTCGAGCAGCCTCCCGACAAAAACTGTTAGCCCACAAGTGTCCTCAGACACGAATAACATGACCTCGCTCACTCGACCCATCAAATAA